A single region of the Ziziphus jujuba cultivar Dongzao chromosome 10, ASM3175591v1 genome encodes:
- the LOC125421080 gene encoding disease resistance protein RPV1-like yields MASFSSSAMVSHVKHDVFLSLRGCDTRSNFVSHLHAALLRNQIQTYMDHRLDRGEEISPAFCKAIQESMISVVIFSQNYASSTWCLDKLVQMLECKRSNGQIIIPVFYKMDPSHVQKQKGNNATGLNELEKHFRDKIQRWRAALTEAANLSGRDS; encoded by the coding sequence AtggcttctttttcttcttctgctaTGGTCTCTCATGTCAAACATGATGTGTTTCTTAGTCTCAGAGGTTGTGACACCCGCTCCAATTTTGTCAGCCATCTTCATGCTGCTTTACTTCGAAACCAAATACAAACCTACATGGATCATAGACTTGACAGAGGAGAGGAAATTTCCCCTGCATTTTGCAAAGCGATCCAGGAATCAATGATTTCAGTAGTCATTTTCTCGCAAAACTACGCTTCTTCCACATGGTGCTTGGATAAGCTTGTTCAGATGCTTGAATGCAAAAGAAGCAATGGGCAGATTATTATACCAGTTTTCTACAAAATGGACCCATCACACGTACAGAAGCAAAAAGGGAATAATGCAACTGGACTTAATGAACTTGAGAAACATTTCAGAGACAAGATTCAGAGGTGGAGGGCTGCTTTAACCGAAGCAGCTAATCTTTCTGGTCGGGATTCATAG